A region of Astyanax mexicanus isolate ESR-SI-001 chromosome 23, AstMex3_surface, whole genome shotgun sequence DNA encodes the following proteins:
- the c23h16orf87 gene encoding UPF0547 protein C16orf87 homolog, with protein sequence MSTNKVKKVKMATKSCPECDQQIPVACKSCPCGYVFISRKLLNAKLSERSPPGFDKLEAKRRRTERIRKEKINLTPTNDMENRRRSRTNSQSDPIRRGRGRPKTVGLKKQEEEKEKQEKEIDIYANLSDEKAFVFSVALAEINRKILGQRLIL encoded by the exons ATGTCTACAAATAAAGTGAAGAAAGTGAAGATGGCCACCAAATCCTGCCCGGAATGTGACCAACAG ATTCCTGTAGCGTGTAAGTCCTGCCCGTGTGGCTACGTCTTCATCAGCCGGAAGCTTCTGAACGCTAAGCTGAGCGAAAGATCTCCTCCTGGTTTCG ATAAACTGGAGGCGAAGAGAAGACGAACGGAAAGAATAAGGAAGGAGAAGATCAATTTAACCCCCACTAATGATATGGAAAACAGGAGGCGGTCCCGCACCAACAGCCAGTCCGATCCCATCCGGAGAGGGCGTGGCAGGCCGAAGACTGTGGGTCTGaagaagcaggaggaggagaaag aaaAACAGGAAAAGGAAATCGACATCTATGCCAACCTGTCAGACGAGAAGGCCTTCGTGTTCTCCGTGGCCTTGGCTGAGATCAACCGCAAGATCCTGGGCCAGAGGCTCATCCTGTAG